Proteins encoded together in one Marispirochaeta sp. window:
- a CDS encoding secondary thiamine-phosphate synthase enzyme YjbQ, which produces MPFFNFKIKTTGQTVFIDITSQVKRIVSDAGIREGICLVYIPHTTCGVTINEAADPDVQRDMLMELNRIVPFQDGYAHAEGNSAAHIKTSMMGPSVSIPVHDERLTLGTWQGIYLTEFDGPRNRSVYVQLIPPA; this is translated from the coding sequence ATGCCGTTTTTTAACTTTAAAATAAAAACCACCGGTCAGACTGTTTTTATTGATATTACCAGCCAGGTAAAACGGATTGTCTCCGACGCAGGAATCCGGGAAGGGATCTGCCTGGTGTATATTCCACATACCACCTGCGGAGTGACCATAAACGAAGCCGCCGATCCTGATGTCCAGCGGGACATGCTGATGGAACTGAATAGAATCGTCCCCTTTCAGGACGGCTATGCCCACGCAGAAGGAAACTCCGCTGCCCATATAAAGACCAGCATGATGGGGCCCAGTGTTTCAATTCCGGTCCATGACGAAAGACTGACCCTGGGGACCTGGCAGGGAATCTATCTGACCGAGTTCGACGGACCCCGGAACCGCTCGGTTTATGTACAGTTGATACCACCTGCCTGA
- a CDS encoding S41 family peptidase translates to MKLKPVLLIMATVLAVFISFSALSNPILTAESSATDTQEYLNMFNFLFRYVQENYVEEIDPETLYMGAIKGLFESLDDPYSVYLTKNDMRLLRNTTTGRFGGVGLIISKPDPNLELAPTPRRPYPEYVEVVSPIEGAPAYRAGIHAGDYITAVEGESTKELTLDEVVDKLKGPPGTEVKVKILRRDTISFDVTIIRAIIEVPTMKRDMIGSIGYLRIVDWTPYTDDRVREAFDYFEDQDYTSLIVDVRGNPGGLLDSVVDVADLFLDSGPIVSTRSRIPSENKKFTADSSMELTESVPVVVLVDKGSASASEIFAGAMKDSGRGYLIGETTYGKGSVQWVREFGETGFKLTIARYYTPSGVSVDEVGVEPDLTIAPDEMSEEEQESLQKLFENNRIVSFVEENPQEDPRKVEAFIEKLQNEGIALDARDIRFLVRSEYNRRMDFPPVYDLEFDKVLQQAVQMLESGEVQ, encoded by the coding sequence ATGAAACTGAAACCTGTACTACTGATCATGGCCACCGTCCTGGCGGTTTTCATCTCTTTCTCTGCTCTGTCAAACCCGATACTGACAGCGGAATCCAGTGCGACAGATACCCAGGAATATCTGAACATGTTTAATTTCCTGTTCAGATATGTACAGGAAAACTACGTGGAAGAAATCGACCCGGAGACCCTCTACATGGGGGCCATTAAGGGTCTTTTTGAAAGCCTCGACGACCCCTATTCGGTCTATTTAACAAAGAATGACATGCGCCTGCTCCGCAATACCACAACCGGACGTTTCGGCGGCGTCGGTCTTATAATATCAAAGCCCGATCCAAACCTGGAGCTTGCTCCCACACCCCGGCGGCCCTATCCCGAGTACGTTGAAGTCGTTTCTCCCATTGAAGGGGCCCCCGCCTACCGGGCAGGAATCCATGCCGGCGACTATATAACCGCGGTGGAGGGAGAATCCACAAAAGAGCTGACCCTGGACGAGGTAGTGGATAAACTTAAAGGCCCTCCGGGAACAGAGGTAAAGGTCAAAATACTCCGGCGGGATACCATATCCTTTGATGTAACCATAATCCGGGCCATAATCGAGGTACCCACCATGAAGCGGGACATGATCGGCAGTATCGGATACCTCCGCATTGTTGACTGGACTCCCTACACCGATGACAGAGTCCGGGAGGCCTTTGACTACTTTGAGGATCAGGATTATACCTCACTCATTGTCGACGTCAGAGGAAATCCCGGCGGACTTCTGGATTCTGTTGTTGATGTTGCCGACCTCTTTCTCGACTCCGGACCCATTGTCAGTACCCGCTCTCGAATCCCCAGCGAGAACAAGAAATTCACCGCCGATTCCTCCATGGAGCTGACGGAATCGGTTCCCGTTGTAGTATTGGTCGATAAAGGCTCGGCTTCAGCCTCTGAAATCTTTGCCGGCGCCATGAAGGATTCCGGCAGGGGATACCTGATCGGCGAGACCACCTACGGTAAGGGCTCTGTCCAGTGGGTCAGGGAGTTCGGCGAAACCGGCTTCAAGCTTACCATCGCCCGCTACTATACTCCCTCCGGTGTAAGCGTAGACGAGGTGGGTGTCGAGCCTGACCTGACAATAGCCCCGGACGAAATGAGCGAGGAAGAGCAGGAATCCCTGCAGAAACTGTTCGAGAACAACAGAATCGTCTCTTTTGTGGAAGAGAACCCCCAGGAGGATCCCCGGAAGGTGGAAGCCTTTATAGAAAAACTGCAGAACGAAGGTATTGCCCTCGACGCACGGGATATCCGTTTTCTGGTTCGCAGCGAATACAATCGCCGCATGGACTTCCCGCCGGTCTACGACCTGGAGTTCGACAAGGTACTGCAGCAGGCCGTCCAGATGCTCGAATCAGGGGAGGTACAGTAA
- a CDS encoding P-loop NTPase, producing MQVLPIASGKGGVGKSLVATNLSIALAQAGKRVVLADLDLGASNIHLVLGLGSVREGIGTYLENPKKKISDVTIDSGYENLRFIPGDAEIPGIANIKTSQKRKLLKDLGSLDADYLIMDLGAGTNNNILDFFLYSGQGIVVTAPTLTATLNAYLFLKNAIFRIMSNSFKRNSAAWDYLDKLRQDGQSLQKVYVPKLLEKMSAEDPEGFEVFERKMSLFHPGLIMNMLDDPKEGVRAQKIRRSCKEYLGLDLEHLGIMYRDHLQDVALNSRLPIIAYKPQSILSQAIYRIADKILQQEGENTGPLDYMTMDDSYLTAELEAEIDFDARVFEMEGMLNSGALSYGDLVETIKAQQYEISHLRKESALLKKKIVNLMQDDQGF from the coding sequence ATGCAGGTTTTACCAATAGCAAGCGGTAAAGGCGGGGTCGGCAAATCCCTGGTAGCTACGAACCTCTCCATTGCTCTGGCCCAGGCCGGCAAGCGGGTCGTACTGGCGGATCTTGATCTGGGGGCTTCAAACATCCACCTTGTTCTTGGCCTGGGTTCGGTTCGCGAGGGCATCGGTACCTATCTGGAGAATCCGAAAAAGAAGATTAGTGATGTTACAATCGATTCAGGATACGAGAACCTGCGTTTTATTCCCGGAGATGCCGAGATCCCCGGTATTGCCAACATAAAAACGTCGCAGAAGAGGAAACTTCTGAAGGACCTGGGCTCCCTTGATGCGGATTATCTGATAATGGACCTGGGAGCGGGTACGAACAACAATATCCTCGATTTCTTTCTCTACTCCGGGCAAGGTATTGTGGTTACCGCTCCGACGCTTACGGCGACCCTGAATGCCTATCTTTTTTTGAAAAACGCGATTTTCCGGATTATGAGCAACTCTTTTAAACGCAATTCCGCCGCCTGGGACTATCTGGACAAGCTGCGGCAGGACGGGCAGTCCCTGCAGAAGGTTTATGTTCCCAAGCTGCTTGAAAAAATGAGTGCCGAGGACCCCGAAGGCTTCGAAGTTTTTGAGCGCAAGATGAGCCTGTTTCATCCCGGTCTGATTATGAACATGCTGGACGATCCCAAAGAAGGGGTGCGGGCACAGAAGATCCGCCGCTCCTGCAAGGAATATCTTGGTCTGGACCTGGAGCACCTGGGAATTATGTACCGGGACCACCTGCAGGATGTGGCGTTAAACTCCCGCCTGCCGATAATCGCCTACAAACCTCAGTCGATTCTTTCCCAGGCAATCTATCGTATTGCCGATAAGATACTGCAGCAGGAAGGTGAGAATACCGGTCCTCTGGACTATATGACAATGGACGACTCCTATTTGACCGCCGAACTTGAGGCGGAGATCGATTTTGATGCCAGGGTTTTTGAAATGGAGGGCATGCTGAATTCCGGGGCTCTTTCATACGGTGATCTTGTGGAGACGATCAAGGCGCAACAGTACGAGATCTCCCATCTGCGGAAGGAGAGCGCGCTTTTAAAAAAGAAAATCGTGAACCTAATGCAGGACGATCAGGGGTTTTAG